From the Treponema sp. J25 genome, one window contains:
- the fliS gene encoding flagellar export chaperone FliS — MAYQNALSAYKETRVRTASPGKIVVMLYDEAIKQLDRGQELLHQYHSATKKDPSKIEHINKAIIKARDIITELMVSLDFEQGGEIARNLFSLYTWFNRELLEANLAKDEERVRAVRDMMNELRGAWQEIVSKAETEGLGRSTTGINIAG, encoded by the coding sequence GTGGCATATCAAAATGCACTCTCCGCATACAAAGAAACGAGAGTACGTACCGCAAGTCCCGGTAAAATTGTGGTGATGTTGTACGACGAGGCGATCAAGCAATTAGACCGGGGCCAGGAATTGTTGCATCAATACCACAGTGCCACCAAAAAAGATCCTTCCAAAATAGAGCACATCAATAAGGCCATCATCAAAGCCCGGGATATCATTACGGAGCTCATGGTATCCCTGGACTTTGAACAGGGTGGCGAGATCGCCCGAAATCTTTTTTCCCTGTATACCTGGTTTAACCGGGAACTTCTGGAGGCAAATTTAGCAAAGGACGAAGAGCGGGTCCGGGCGGTACGGGATATGATGAATGAATTGCGTGGGGCCTGGCAGGAAATCGTAAGTAAGGCAGAAACTGAAGGTCTGGGCCGTTCCACCACAGGTATTAATATCGCGGGGTAA